One genomic segment of Desulfomicrobium sp. ZS1 includes these proteins:
- a CDS encoding helix-turn-helix domain-containing protein, with product MLDSILKTPQEVRCDIAARAQARRLALNMSQKELAARSGVSLGSVKRFETTGEISLSSLLSIAMVLNDLGAFAELFSLPRPENLFTLEEPTPRKRAGRKRHES from the coding sequence ATGCTAGACTCAATCCTCAAAACTCCTCAAGAAGTCCGCTGTGATATTGCCGCCAGGGCTCAGGCTCGGCGTCTCGCGCTCAATATGAGCCAGAAGGAACTGGCAGCGCGTAGCGGTGTTTCTCTTGGTTCAGTGAAGCGCTTTGAGACAACGGGAGAAATCTCTCTGTCTTCTCTCTTGTCCATTGCAATGGTCCTTAACGACCTTGGGGCCTTTGCGGAGTTGTTCAGCCTTCCACGCCCAGAGAACCTGTTCACACTGGAAGAGCCCACACCCCGTAAAAGAGCCGGGAGAAAACGCCATGAATCTTGA
- a CDS encoding acyloxyacyl hydrolase produces MLQPMNVFVVCLFLLLPCSVHAEDLEPAADFGFNAVDGSPSGSTDIWSGAVGHGFRAGAQTFRLGVGMGYGIKILGAQDRHDLLPMTVSYGRMVGDVVGGGQWYGGNFEVRGEVFLAPQVNSDGYWTIGLTPHLRYNFATGTRWIPYVDVGMGIAFTEIRAPDLGASFQFNEQAAVGVNYFFTSDVAVNFEIHFLHISSAGLSKPNQGVNTLGPCIGVNWFF; encoded by the coding sequence ATGCTTCAACCAATGAACGTGTTCGTCGTCTGCCTGTTTTTGCTCCTGCCCTGTTCCGTTCATGCGGAGGACCTTGAGCCTGCCGCCGATTTTGGGTTCAATGCGGTGGATGGGTCACCTTCCGGGTCCACGGATATCTGGTCGGGCGCGGTGGGCCACGGCTTTCGCGCCGGGGCGCAGACGTTTCGTCTTGGTGTCGGGATGGGTTACGGAATAAAGATTCTCGGGGCTCAGGATCGGCACGACCTCCTCCCGATGACGGTTTCTTACGGCCGCATGGTTGGCGATGTTGTGGGAGGCGGACAGTGGTACGGAGGGAATTTCGAGGTGCGTGGGGAGGTCTTTCTCGCTCCGCAGGTCAATTCCGATGGCTACTGGACCATCGGACTGACGCCCCATCTGCGCTATAACTTTGCCACCGGCACGCGCTGGATTCCCTACGTCGATGTCGGTATGGGCATTGCGTTCACCGAAATCCGTGCCCCCGACCTTGGCGCATCGTTCCAATTCAATGAACAAGCGGCGGTTGGAGTGAACTATTTTTTTACAAGCGACGTTGCGGTCAACTTCGAGATCCACTTTCTTCACATTTCCTCTGCCGGCCTGTCCAAACCCAACCAAGGGGTGAACACGCTGGGGCCTTGCATAGGAGTGAATTGGTTTTTTTGA
- a CDS encoding NAD(P)H-dependent oxidoreductase subunit E, with the protein MSPLTPAQFAQADAIIAAHRDTQGSLITVLRLCQNIVGYFPLELIGHIASGMNQPLSTVYGVISFYSLFSLKPKGRHNIRVCTGTACYVRGVREVLDRVERRFGVKAGGTCEDGRFSLEPVRCLGACGLAPVMVVDRDTHGGVTPDSACEILEGYE; encoded by the coding sequence TTGAGCCCACTCACCCCCGCACAGTTTGCCCAGGCAGACGCCATTATCGCCGCGCACCGTGACACACAAGGTTCTCTTATCACTGTTTTGCGGCTTTGTCAGAACATTGTCGGATATTTTCCGCTCGAACTCATAGGGCATATCGCGAGCGGGATGAATCAGCCCTTGTCCACGGTTTATGGCGTCATCTCCTTTTATTCCCTCTTCTCCCTGAAACCCAAAGGGCGGCACAACATCCGCGTCTGCACAGGTACGGCCTGCTATGTGCGCGGTGTGCGCGAGGTGCTGGACCGGGTGGAGCGCCGCTTCGGCGTCAAGGCCGGGGGCACGTGCGAAGACGGTCGCTTCAGCCTGGAGCCGGTGCGCTGTCTGGGCGCGTGCGGTCTGGCTCCGGTCATGGTCGTGGACCGTGACACCCACGGCGGGGTCACGCCCGATTCGGCCTGTGAAATTTTGGAGGGCTACGAATGA
- a CDS encoding FUSC family protein codes for MAFIDPNSHPAMLRHGLKTGVAAVLAYAIASFFDLKYGYWAALSAVIVMQVYVADSVQMCLYRLSGTAVGAVIGMAAILLFPETPAMTVLALFLSVTFCAYMTRFNARYRMAAITVCIVVLAGTTDQDNRLGFGMLRVMEIALGVASAFLVSIVLWPLRAGTALKARLKARFNDCAGHYETIMNAFLAMQSGLDAGLLQQLHTDLLEDRALFQKVLRHERRIYNEDTDLLGLKIRTLEKCGGHLQTMLQALNSEQEQGYEILMKNELRELVSSTVDTMRSIASGSVLHRDRLDHALKKAENRLWELRKDGATRRFDLQKMIQFFAFFHSAQAMGRDIRTYGQDPLFEVPSRMREKQCPQ; via the coding sequence ATGGCCTTCATCGATCCAAATTCACATCCCGCCATGCTGCGCCATGGCCTGAAAACCGGCGTCGCCGCAGTGCTGGCCTACGCCATCGCCTCTTTTTTCGATCTGAAATACGGATATTGGGCGGCCTTGTCCGCAGTCATCGTCATGCAGGTCTATGTCGCGGACTCCGTCCAGATGTGCCTCTACCGCTTATCCGGAACCGCCGTCGGGGCCGTCATCGGCATGGCCGCCATCCTGCTTTTTCCCGAGACCCCCGCCATGACGGTGCTCGCCCTGTTTCTGTCGGTGACGTTCTGCGCGTACATGACCCGCTTCAACGCCAGATACCGCATGGCCGCCATCACCGTGTGCATCGTGGTCCTGGCCGGGACCACCGATCAGGACAATCGCCTCGGTTTCGGTATGCTTCGGGTCATGGAAATCGCTTTGGGCGTGGCTTCCGCGTTTCTAGTCAGCATCGTTCTTTGGCCGTTACGCGCAGGAACTGCTCTCAAGGCCAGATTAAAAGCACGCTTCAACGACTGCGCCGGGCATTACGAGACGATCATGAACGCATTTCTGGCCATGCAGTCCGGACTCGATGCGGGCCTCCTCCAGCAACTTCACACTGACCTGCTTGAAGACCGCGCCCTTTTCCAGAAGGTCCTTCGCCACGAACGGCGGATCTATAATGAGGATACGGATCTGCTGGGGCTCAAAATCCGAACCCTAGAAAAATGCGGAGGCCATCTACAGACCATGCTGCAGGCGTTAAACAGCGAACAAGAACAAGGCTACGAAATCTTGATGAAAAATGAACTACGTGAACTCGTATCCAGCACCGTAGACACCATGCGCAGCATTGCCTCCGGCTCCGTCCTGCATAGAGACAGGCTTGATCACGCCCTAAAAAAGGCCGAAAATCGTTTGTGGGAATTACGCAAAGACGGTGCGACCAGACGCTTCGATCTCCAGAAGATGATTCAATTTTTCGCCTTCTTCCACAGCGCCCAGGCCATGGGCCGGGACATCCGCACGTATGGACAGGATCCGCTGTTCGAGGTTCCGTCGCGGATGCGAGAAAAACAATGCCCGCAATGA
- a CDS encoding phosphoribosylformylglycinamidine synthase subunit PurQ, translating to MAQVKTLVITGYGTNCERECAFAADQAGSDQTTIAYFSDLTADKITLADYNFLILPGGFLDGDDLGSAQAAALRWRHMKTASGKSLMEELKSFLDAGGLILGICNGFQLLVKLGLLPALDGAYFTRQVSLSHNDSAKYEDRWVTLKINADSPCVFTKGLDYLYIPVRHGEGKLVPGDETTLPRLQEQNLIALQYVDPETKEVTQEYPANPNGSPLGIAGLTDPSGRILGLMPHPEAYNHPTNHPRWTRGETSTLGTALLRGGIEYLKAR from the coding sequence ATGGCTCAGGTCAAAACATTGGTAATTACCGGCTACGGTACGAATTGCGAGCGGGAATGCGCCTTTGCGGCGGATCAGGCTGGTTCGGACCAGACCACTATCGCCTATTTTTCCGACCTGACGGCGGACAAGATTACGCTGGCCGACTACAATTTTCTGATCCTGCCCGGCGGTTTTCTTGATGGCGATGATCTTGGCTCGGCTCAGGCGGCGGCCCTGCGCTGGCGGCACATGAAGACCGCGAGCGGCAAGTCGCTGATGGAAGAGCTCAAAAGCTTTCTCGACGCCGGCGGCCTCATCCTGGGCATCTGCAACGGTTTTCAGTTGCTGGTCAAGCTGGGCCTGCTGCCCGCTCTGGACGGGGCCTATTTCACCCGCCAGGTCTCGCTCAGCCACAATGATTCGGCCAAATACGAGGACCGCTGGGTGACGCTCAAGATCAATGCGGATTCCCCCTGCGTGTTCACCAAGGGTCTCGACTACCTGTACATCCCCGTGCGCCACGGTGAGGGTAAGCTCGTGCCCGGCGACGAGACGACCTTGCCGCGCCTGCAGGAGCAGAACCTCATCGCCTTGCAGTACGTGGATCCGGAGACAAAGGAAGTGACCCAGGAATATCCGGCCAACCCCAACGGCTCGCCTTTGGGTATCGCCGGGCTGACCGACCCTTCCGGCCGGATTCTGGGACTGATGCCGCATCCCGAGGCCTACAACCACCCGACCAACCACCCGCGCTGGACCAGGGGCGAGACGTCCACGCTCGGTACGGCGCTTTTGAGAGGCGGGATCGAGTATCTGAAGGCCAGATAG
- a CDS encoding type II toxin-antitoxin system HipA family toxin: MNLDVHLHAHGERRYMGKLAEQGGTILFQYAPEFLDSGINISPFKLPLSPEVKEDPKRTFDGLFGVFNDSLPDGWGLLLLDRALRKKGTSLHACLPLQRLAMVGTHGMGALEYTPANDRADEVVSVTELDALAEESLKVLRDAPVDANQLDRLIQLNGSSAGARPKILVNVADDYCIAPQGADGEPWIIKFRSAHESPDTGLMEYTYSIAAREAGLDMPETHLFPSETTPGYFGVKRFDRMQGMKVHVHTACGLLHASHREPSLTYESLLRLTLLLTKDMREVQKMVRLMVFNVRSGNKDDHSKNFSFLLDKDNQWRMAPVYDLNPSEGINGEQTCMVNNKGLNITEKDLQAAAATVDVDARTVREMIQQVDEALAKAKK, translated from the coding sequence ATGAATCTTGATGTCCATCTACACGCCCATGGCGAACGCCGCTATATGGGCAAGCTTGCCGAACAGGGCGGCACTATACTGTTCCAGTATGCACCGGAGTTTCTCGATTCTGGCATCAACATCTCGCCGTTTAAACTCCCCCTAAGCCCGGAGGTCAAGGAAGACCCCAAGCGCACCTTTGACGGTCTGTTCGGTGTCTTTAACGACAGTTTGCCGGACGGATGGGGGCTGCTCCTGCTGGACAGGGCCTTGCGCAAGAAAGGCACGTCTCTGCATGCCTGTTTGCCTCTTCAACGTCTTGCCATGGTGGGCACGCATGGAATGGGGGCACTCGAGTACACCCCCGCAAATGATCGGGCCGACGAGGTTGTTTCTGTGACGGAATTGGATGCGTTGGCCGAAGAATCCCTCAAGGTCTTGCGTGACGCCCCAGTGGATGCAAACCAGTTGGACAGACTCATCCAGCTTAATGGCTCATCCGCCGGGGCCAGGCCCAAAATTCTGGTGAACGTTGCCGATGATTATTGCATTGCGCCTCAAGGCGCGGATGGAGAGCCCTGGATTATCAAATTTCGCTCCGCGCACGAGTCACCAGATACCGGGCTGATGGAATATACTTATTCCATCGCTGCCAGAGAAGCCGGGCTCGATATGCCTGAGACCCATCTCTTCCCGTCCGAGACCACACCAGGCTACTTTGGTGTCAAACGCTTTGACAGAATGCAGGGCATGAAAGTGCATGTGCACACCGCCTGCGGCCTGCTGCACGCCTCGCATCGCGAACCGTCGCTAACCTATGAAAGTCTGTTGCGCCTGACACTGCTGCTCACCAAGGACATGCGCGAAGTACAAAAGATGGTCCGCCTCATGGTGTTCAACGTGCGTTCCGGCAACAAGGACGATCATTCCAAAAACTTTTCCTTCCTGCTGGACAAGGATAATCAGTGGCGCATGGCCCCGGTTTATGACCTGAACCCTTCCGAAGGTATCAACGGGGAACAGACCTGCATGGTGAACAACAAAGGGCTGAACATTACCGAAAAGGATCTGCAGGCCGCAGCCGCCACCGTTGATGTTGACGCACGGACAGTGCGTGAAATGATCCAGCAGGTGGATGAGGCTTTGGCGAAGGCGAAAAAATAG
- the tadA gene encoding tRNA adenosine(34) deaminase TadA, with product MGEALQLAGLAEGRGDVPVGAVVVDGNGRILGRGENRTIFENDPTAHAEILALRQAGAKAGNHRLTDAVLVVTLEPCIMCLGAVIQARLAGVVYAAKDPKAGCLVSRMSGAELPWSNHHFWSLGGVLEQECSAKLSGFFQKRRQEKKISKNLAER from the coding sequence ATGGGCGAAGCCCTGCAGCTTGCCGGTCTGGCAGAAGGGCGGGGAGACGTCCCGGTGGGCGCGGTGGTGGTCGACGGGAATGGCCGCATTCTGGGCCGGGGCGAAAACCGGACCATATTTGAAAACGACCCCACGGCCCACGCCGAAATCCTGGCGCTGCGCCAAGCTGGCGCGAAGGCCGGAAATCACCGCCTGACCGATGCGGTCCTGGTGGTCACCCTGGAGCCCTGCATCATGTGTCTGGGCGCGGTCATCCAGGCCAGATTGGCCGGGGTCGTCTACGCGGCCAAGGATCCCAAGGCCGGATGCCTGGTCAGCCGCATGAGCGGCGCCGAGCTGCCTTGGAGCAATCATCATTTCTGGTCTTTGGGCGGGGTGCTTGAGCAGGAATGCAGCGCGAAACTGAGCGGCTTTTTCCAGAAACGCCGCCAGGAAAAGAAAATTTCAAAAAACCTCGCGGAGAGGTAG
- a CDS encoding OmpA family protein: MKKSILIVLVVAIAISGCATMDQQSKTTKGATYGAAGGAAAGAIVGQIIGKDTKGTLIGAAAGAAIGGLAGAGVGRMMDNQEADMRQALSQSEEVAVRREGDLLALTLKGDVTFAVDSDVVLPGLYTEIERIAQILVKYPQTTIVVEGHTDSTGSDAYNQGLSERRAWSVQRLLVERGVNPSRITAMGYGESRPVATNDTPEGRQMNRRVEIRVNPNTSGQQPY; encoded by the coding sequence ATGAAAAAATCGATTCTCATCGTACTTGTCGTCGCAATCGCCATCAGCGGCTGCGCCACCATGGATCAGCAATCCAAAACAACCAAGGGAGCCACCTATGGCGCGGCTGGTGGCGCTGCGGCAGGAGCTATCGTGGGGCAGATCATCGGCAAGGATACCAAGGGAACTCTCATCGGCGCGGCAGCCGGAGCAGCCATCGGCGGCCTGGCCGGAGCCGGAGTCGGGCGCATGATGGACAACCAGGAAGCGGATATGCGCCAAGCCCTGTCCCAGTCCGAAGAAGTGGCCGTCCGGCGCGAGGGCGACCTCTTGGCCCTGACCCTCAAAGGAGACGTGACCTTTGCCGTGGACTCCGACGTGGTCCTGCCCGGCCTCTACACCGAGATTGAACGAATCGCCCAGATCCTGGTCAAGTACCCCCAGACCACCATCGTGGTCGAGGGCCATACGGACAGCACCGGCTCCGACGCCTACAACCAGGGCCTGTCCGAGCGCCGCGCCTGGAGCGTGCAGCGACTGCTTGTCGAACGCGGGGTCAACCCGTCCCGCATAACGGCCATGGGCTACGGCGAATCCCGCCCAGTGGCCACCAACGACACCCCGGAAGGCCGCCAAATGAACCGCCGCGTGGAAATCCGCGTCAATCCGAACACCAGCGGCCAGCAGCCCTACTAG